GCAAACCGCTCCTTGTTATTGCCGGTCCGACGGCGTCAGGTAAAAGCGCATTGGCGATTTACCTGGCTGGGGTCTTTAACGGTGAGGTAATAAGCGCTGACTCGATGCAGGTCTATGAAGGAATGGATATTGGTACTGCCAAACCTTCTAAGGAGGAGCTGGCAATAGTTCCTCATCACATGTTCAGCATTATCAGTCCTGGTGAGCCTTTCAGTGCAGGTGAATATGTCAGGCTCGTAAGGCCACTTATTGATAAACTGCACAGACATGGGAAACTGCCAATAGCAGCTGGTGGTACAGGACTCTATATAAGGGCTGTTGTAGACGGGCTCTGTGAAGCCCCGAAGGCCGACAGTGAGATTCGCAGAAGGTTGCTGAACGAGGAAAAAGACCATGGGAAGGGTTATCTCTATAAAAGGTTGTGTGACGTTGATCCAGTCTCAGCAGGAAAGATCGAACCTAATGATACTGTAAGGATCATCCGCGCTCTTGAGGTTAATGAACTTGCCGGTATCCCGATATCAGAAATTCATACTAAGCATGGCTTTTGGGAAAGACCATACGACTACTTAATAATCGGTCTCACCATGGATCGTAAAGAACTATATAAGAGGATTGAACGACGTGTAGACAGAATGATAGAGATGGGGCTTGAGGCAGAGGTTAGATCTCTTATGGATAAAGATTATGAATCTTTTCTATTGATGAATGGTCTTGGATATAAACAGATTGCAGGATATATCAAAGGCTGGTATAGTCTGGATGAAGCTGTAAACCTGTTAAAAAGGGACACGAGGCGATACGCAAAGAGACAGCTTACCTGGTTCCGGCGGGATAATAGAATAAAGTGGTACGAGGTAAAAGATGACTGCTCCCATTATTTGGAAATTGAATTTGATATTCGAAGAGCGATGTTAACCTGAGAAAAGGAGAATGACAATGAGTAAATCCTCAATCAACCTGCAGGACCATTTCTTAAATTATCTTAGAAAGGAAAAGACGCCTGTGACGGTTCACTTGCTGAAT
The sequence above is drawn from the Nitrospirota bacterium genome and encodes:
- the miaA gene encoding tRNA (adenosine(37)-N6)-dimethylallyltransferase MiaA; the encoded protein is MKIPLNLPFSKGEIRFPPLEKGGEGGFESGISGERKPLLVIAGPTASGKSALAIYLAGVFNGEVISADSMQVYEGMDIGTAKPSKEELAIVPHHMFSIISPGEPFSAGEYVRLVRPLIDKLHRHGKLPIAAGGTGLYIRAVVDGLCEAPKADSEIRRRLLNEEKDHGKGYLYKRLCDVDPVSAGKIEPNDTVRIIRALEVNELAGIPISEIHTKHGFWERPYDYLIIGLTMDRKELYKRIERRVDRMIEMGLEAEVRSLMDKDYESFLLMNGLGYKQIAGYIKGWYSLDEAVNLLKRDTRRYAKRQLTWFRRDNRIKWYEVKDDCSHYLEIEFDIRRAMLT